ACGGGTTGTTCGCGTCGTACTGGTAGATCGGGAACGCGCCGGGCGCCTCGCCGCCGCTGGGGCTGCCCAGCTCCGGGAACTTGTTCCCGTTCGCGCCGTTGCCGTACCAGACGTCGGCCTTGCGCGCGGCCGGCAGCTCGGTCAGGCCGGTGTTGTTGGGGGAGTTGTTCACCGGCCGGTCGCAGTTGAACTTCGCGCCCGACTGCCCGGTGGCGAAGTTGTAGTCGTTGAACGGGATGTTGTCGCCGATGCAGTACGGCCAACCGTAGAAGCCCGGTGACGTGATGATGTTCCACTCCACGGTCCCGCCGGGCCCGCGGTTCGCGTTGTCGTTGGCCGCGTCGGGGCCGTAGTCGGCCGCGTAGATCGCGCCGGTCGTCGGGTGCACCGAGAACCGGAACGGGTTGCGGAAGCCCATCGCGTAGATCTCGGGCTTCGTCCTGGCCGTGCCCGGTGCGAACATGTTGCCGGCCGGGATCGTGTAGGTCCCGTCGGTCTCGGGGTGGATGCGCAGGATCTTGCCGCGCACGTCGTTGGTGTTGGCCGACGTGGCCTGGACGTCGTTGCTCGCCCAACCCGGCCGCTCGTCGATCGGCGCGTAGCCGTCGGAGCGGTGCGGCTGGACGTCGTCACCGGTGCCGATGTAGAGGTTGCCGTTCGGGCCGAACGCGATGTAGCCACCGGTGTGGCCGGGCTCCGGCGCCTGCCGTGACGACGGCACCTTCATCAGCACCCGTTCGCTGGCGATGTCCAGCGTGTCGCCGTTGACGGTGAACCGGGAGACCCGCGCGATGTCCTCGTTGCCGCCCGCCGGCGAGTACATCAGGTAGATCCACCTGGTGGTGGCGAAGTTCGGGTCGAGCGCGAGCCCGGTCAGCCCGTCCTCACCGCCGGTGTAGACGTTGAAGGTGGCCGCCGTGACGGTGGTGCGGGTGCTCGGCTTGTAGACCTTGACCTTGCCGCCGTACTCCGCGTAGAACACGCGGCCGTCCTTGGCGACGTCCAACGCCGCCGGCCCGACCGTGTTGTCGTCCAGCGCCACCTTCTCGAAGCTGCCCCACGAGGTGGGACCGCAGTCGGCCTGGACCTTGGCGCCCGCCGACTCCACGCCGCCCTTGACGTGCTCGCGGAACAGCGGCTCGGAGTAGCTGGACGCCTGGTGGCCCATGGCGGTGGCCCACAGCCGACCGCCCTCGAAGTTGCGGCACCACGAAATCGGGTGGTCGTAACCCATCCGGCTCGTGCCGGGGTCGTACGTCGTCTCGTCGGCGGTCACCAGCACGTGCGCGTTGCCGCGGACCGAGCGGGTGAAGTTGTACCACTCCTCGGTGCGCGTCCAACGGTCCGGCAACGCCGTGCCGGACGGGTGCTTGCGGTCGGCGACCTTGGCGGTGCCGGACACGGTGGCCGAGTGCTGCGTCATGGTCGCGCCGAGCATCTGGTCCCACCACGGGAACTGCTGCTCGACGTTCATGTCCGTCGCGTTGTGGATCGCGACGAAACCGCCACCGGCGCGCATGTACTTCTGCGCCGCGGCGCGCTGGGCGTCGTTGTCCCACACCATGCCGGACGTCTGGAGCATGACGACCACGTCGAACGTGGCGAGCGCGGCGTCGTTGAAGACCGAGGAGTCCTCGCTCTTGGTCAGCTCCCAGTCGTTCTGGGCGGCCAGCTGCTCGAACATCGTGATGCCCGCGGGGATCGAGTCGTGCCGGTAGGCCCCGGCGGCGGTCTTGCTGAACAGCAGGACGTGGAACCCTTCGGGGTGCGCGGGCGCCGGCGCGGAAGCCAGGCCCATCAGCACCAGCACGCAGCCTGTGATCGAAAGAAGGCGCGCGAATCTGTGTCGCATTGCCACTCCTCTGGGGCATCGAACGGCGACTGGCTGGATTACGCGGCGGCGGTGTACGTGTGGGTCAGGGTATGTGTCTGACTCATTTTGGAGGGCTGAGCGTGCAGGTCCAGCCGGCGCGGCACGGCACGGTGCAGGCTCAGTAACGCATTCCGGTTAGCCGGTAGAGGTGAGACCTTCGCAGGGCTGGATCGCCGGCAGACTGACACGTGTCATACAGAAAATCGCGTGGTCCTCGGCGATTTGTAGCACACATCCGCGCGGCGAGTCCAGATGTGCCAACACCGCGCGGAACCGGTGTCCAGGTCGTCGTGGACGTATCCCGGAGCGCTCGTGGGCCCGATCCCGGAGCGTCAGCCGAAGAGGCGGCGCTGGATCTCGCGGCGGTAGTCCTGGAGCGTGTTGTCGAGGTGGAGACCGGCCGCCGCCGCGGCGGCTTCGGGGTCGCCGGCGCCGATCGCCCGGTAGATCGCCAGGTGTTCCTCGACCGCCTCGGCCGCGTGGCCGCCGACGGAGCCGTGCAGCCCGATGGTGCTGGACTGGCGCTGGAGGCGGCGGGCTTCGCGCACCGCGGCCACCAGGAACTGGTTGTGGGACGCCGCGGCGACGGCGAGGTGGAAGTCCTCGTCGCCGCGCTCGAACAGCGAGGTCTCGGAGGTCAAGTGACCCTGCCGGCACGTTTCGGCGGCGTCGGCGATGGCGCGCAGTTCGGCGGGAGTGGCATGGGTCGCGGCCAGTCGGCTGGCCGCGGTCTCCTGCACGCGGCGGAACTCGAAGAGCATGTAGACGTGGTCGAGGTTGGTCGGCAGGAAGAAGCCTCCCCAACGGGAGGAGCCGAGCATTCCTTCGTCGTCGGCCACGTAGAGCCCACGGCCCTTGTGCGCCCGCACCCGTCCGATCGCGGAGAGGATCTTGATGGCTTCCCGCGCCACCGTCCGGCTGGTGCCCATCCGCGCGGCCAGCTCGTTCTCGGTCGGCATCCGGTCGCCCGGTTGCAGCCCCAGCTCGGCGATCAGCTGGAGGATCTGCTCCGCGACGAGCTCGTAGCCCGGCCGGTACGGACCGGGCGCCGGGGTGGCGTCCGGTTGCCCGGTCGGACCGTCCGGCACAAGTGCGCCATCCGTCAACGCCGCTCCTTTGTGACGGGTCGCCTGAAGAGTGTGTTGGCAGTTCACCGCTGTCCGCCCAGCCTACATCCGGGTAGGCCGGCCGGTGTCGAGCGTGCGTCGCGGTGTCGGGCACTACACGTCCCATGATCGTACTTGGCGCGAACGGATGTGCGATCAGCCGGGCAACGAATAGGTATACGTATTCGTCCCCTGGCTTGTGGGTTGCCGTGGGCGGTCGTGGCCGCAACGCCGCACGAATGCGGCGTTGCGGCCACGCGGGACAGCGGTGGTCAGGCGCGCTGGAGCAGGAATCGCTGGTTGTCGCCCCCTCCTGGGGTCCATTGCGAGATGCGCGCGCCGTCGGTGGTCGACGCGCTCCACACGTCCATGGCCAGGTTGCTGAGGCGGTTGACCAGGCTGATGACACCGCCGCCCTGGTCGACCACACGCCACTGCTGGCTCGTGGCGTTGGTGTCCGGCTGCTGGGTGATGTCGGCCCCCGTGCTCGCGCTCGCGACCTGGAGCACCAGCCCGCTGTGCCGAGCCCGGACGCGGTAGTAGCCGCCGCCCGAGTCGACGAAGTCGAACTGCTGGTTCAACCCGCCGGTCGGCGACCACTGTTGCAGCAGGGCTCCGGCAGCGGTGGACACGCCGCTGATGTCGGCGAACTTGCCGCTGTGCCGCGCGACGAGCCGGTAGTAGACCCCCGGCTGGACGACCGACCCGCTGCCGCCGCCCTGCCCGGTCGCCCGGTACGTGTGCCCGGCCTGGCCTTGGAACTGGATGACGTCGGCCTCGGGCTTGGTCGGCTGCACGATCGCACCGCTCGTCGTGTCGGTCAGCTCGAACGTGCCGGTGAACGCCCGGTTGCGGACCCGGACCGCGCCGTCGCGGTCAGGCGTGACGGACAAGGTGATCGCGGTGTTGCTCCAGGTCGCCCCGACGGTGTACCCGCCGCGCCCGCGCAGGCCCGTCACGCTGCCCGCCGACCACGCCGGCGGCAGTGCGGGCAGCACGTGCAGCTCGCCGTTGTGGCTGTGCAGCAGCATCTCGGCGATGCCGGAGGTCGCGCCGAAGTTGCCGTCGATCTGGAACGGCGGGTGCAGGTCGAACATGTTGGGCGCGAGCCTCGCCGGTGTCACCAGGTAGCGGATCAGGTCGTGCGCCCTGGCGCCCTCTTCCATCCGCGCCCAGTAGTTGATCTTCCAGGCCAGCGACCACCCGGTTCCGTCGTCGCCGCGCAGTTGGAGGGTCCGACGGGCGGCCTCGAACAGCTGGGGCGTGCCGCGCTTGGTGATCTGGTTGCTGGGGTGCAGTCCGTAGAGGTGGGAGACATGCCGGTGGCTCGGCTCGGTCTCGACCCAGTCGTAGAGCCACTCCATGACGTTGCCGCGGGAACCGACCCGCATCGGGGCGAGCCGTTGGCTCGTCGCGCGGACCCGCGTGCGGAAGTCGCCGTCCACTCCCAGCACCTCCGAGGCGCGGGCGCAGCCCTCGAACAGGTCGCGCAGGATCTGCATGTCCATCGTGGGGCCCGCGCACACGCTGGCGTTCGCGTGGTGGGGCAGCTCCGGGGAGTTCGACGGGTTGGTGACCAGCCACTTCAGCGTGGGTTCCTCCACCAGGGTTTCGAGGAAGAACTGGGCCGCGCCCTTCATCGCGGGGTAGTAGGACCGCAGGAACTCCACGTCGCCGGTGAACAGGTAGTGGTCCCAGATCATGGTGGCGAGCCACGCGCCGCCGGTCTGCCACATGCCCCAGAGCGCGCCGTCGACCACCGAGGAGCCACGCCACCCGTCGGTGTTGTGGTGTGTGACCCAACCGCCCGCGTTGTACTGGGCCCTCGCGGTGCGGGCGCCGGTCGCGGTGAGGTCGTTGATCATGCGGAACACCGGCTCGTAGCACTCGGCGAGGTTCGTCGTGTCGGTCGGCCAGTAGTTCATCGGCAGGTTGGCGTTGATCGTGTACTTCGAGTCCCACGACGGGGTCAACTGGTCGTTCCAGATGCCCTGGAGGTTCGCGGGCTGGGTGCCCGGCCGCGACGACGAGATCAGCAGGTACCGGCCGTACTGGAAGAGCAGGGCCGAGAACTGCGGGTCGACGGCGCTGCCGTGCTGGGCGATCCGGACGTCGGTCGGCTGGTCCGCCGCCGCCGTCCGCCCCAGGTCGATGGTGACGCGCCCGAACAACCGCTGGTAGTCGGCCACGTGCCGGCTGCGCAGCACGTCGTACGCCGTGCCCTGCGCGCCGCTCAGCCGTCCGCGGGCGATGCCCTGGTAGTCGCCGCTCACGTTCCGGTAGTCGACGTAGCTGGTGCCGATCGAGATCAACAGCGTCACGCTGGTGGCGTTGGACACCCGCAGCGTGCCTCCGGAGCTGCTGGTGGTCCCTCCCTCGGCGATCGCCTTGGCCAGCACGAGGAACCGGACGGAGCCCGGGATGCCCCGGTGGTCGCCGGACCGGCCGTCGAGGCCGATCGTCGTGCCGTCCGGGCTCGACGCCGTCGCCCGCTGCGGCGTGCCGAACGACGCGGTGAACGAGATCGAACCGGGCGTCTCGGCCGTCAGGCGCATGGCGATCACCTGGTCGGGCGCGCTGGCGATCACCTCCCGTCGGTACCGCACGTTGTTCGCCACGTAGGTCACGACCGTCGTGGCGGTGGTCAGGTCGAGCCACCGCTGGTAACCGGACATCCCGTTCGCGGTGGGGAACGCGAGCCTGAGGTCGCCGACGGTCTGGTAGGCGAGCTGGGCGGCCGGGTTGCCCAGCATCGCCTGGTCGATGAGGGTCTGGGCCTGCGACCACTGGTTCGCGAACACCAGGCGTCTGATCTCCGCCAGGGCGGCCGCGCCTCGCGTGTTGGTGTAGTCGTGGGGACCGCCCGCCCACACCGTGTCCTCGTTGAGCTGCAACCGCTCCGTGTCGACGTTGCCGAAGACCATCGCGCCGAGGCGGCCGTTTCCGATCGGCAACGCGCGGAGCCACTCCGCGCCGGCCTGCCGGTCGTACCACAACGCCAGGTCGTTGACCGCACGCACTTCCGGCGGCGCGGTCGAGCCGGCACGTGCCACCGCCGTCCAACCGCCCGGCATCAGCAGGGCTCCGGCGCTCGCCGCACCGAACTTCATCACTTGCCTGCGTGGCAGATCCGACATCCTGGGTCCTCCCAAGCGGATGATGATCGCGATGCGACGACGGCCGCACGCGGACGCCGCTACTCGAACGAACGTCGGAGTGCGGGCACAGCTGTCCTCAGTGGAGCTTTCCACCGCATGAATCGCCGTCATCGAAACCCGTTGGGCAAAAGTAGCCACCGGTGAACCCGGTCGTCAACGCCGGAACGGCCTGGTGCTAACACTTTTAGCAATGCGCTTGCCGGCGCGGGCGGTTTATCGAATGTATTCGACAAACCGGGCCGTTGCTTTAGCGGAATTTTAGCGCTTACGGTTTTCCCCTGATTTGAACCGGTTTGTGCCTCGGCTTCTGGGAGCGCTCCCGGCCCGTCCCCCCGACATCAGAGGGTGTGAGCCCGTCATGAGATACCGAGTCAGGGCGGCGTTGACCGCCGCTCTCCTCGTGGCCGCCGGTGTGGTCGCGACTGTGATCGGTTCTTCGTCGCCGGCCGCGGCGCACGCGGTCAACCCCGCCGACTTCCAGCAGGTCGAGCTGGCCCGAGGGGTCGGCGAAGTGGGTGAGCCGATGACGCTCGCCGTGCTCCCGGACCGCTCGGTGCTGCACACCGCCCGCAACGGGACGGTGCGCCGCACCACGGCCGCGGGCGTCACCAGCGTGATCGGCACAGTGCCGGTCTACACGCACGACGAGGAAGGCATGCAGGGCATCGGGGTGGATCCCGGCTTCGCCACCAACCGGTTCATCTACCTGTTCTACGCGCCGCCGCTGTCCACCCCGGGTGGTGACGCACCGGCCACCGGGTCGGACTTCTCGGCGTGGAAGGGGGTAAACCGGTTGGCCCGGTTCACCCTGAACGCCGACTTCACCCTGAACATGGCCAGCCAGATCACCGTGCTGGAGGTCGCGACCGACCGGGGCAACTGCTGCCACGTCGGCGGCGACATCGACTTCGACGCGGCCGGCAACCTGTACCTGTCCACCGGTGACGACTCCAACCCGTTCGACTCCAGCGGCTACACCCCGATCGACGAGCGGACCAACCGCAACCCGGTCTACGACGCGCAGCGCAGCGCGGGCAACACCAACGACCTGCGGGGCAAGGTGCTGCGGATCAAGGTGAACCCCAACGGGTCGTACTCGATCCCGGCGGGCAACCTGTTCGCGCCCGGCACCGCCAACACCCGGCCCGAGATCTACGCGATGGGTCTGCGCAACCCGTTCCGCTTCAACGTGGACCAGAAGACCGGCGCCATCTACCTCGGCGAGTACGGGCCGGACGCGGGCACGAGCAGCAACACGCGCGGGCCCGCCGGCCTGGTGGAGTTCAACCGGATCACCTCGGCGGGCAACTACGGCTGGCCCTACTGCGTCGGCTCGAACACCACGTCCGAGGCGTACGTGGACTACAACTTCGCCACCGGGCAGTCCGGCAGCCGGTTCAACTGCGCCGCGCCGGCCAACAACTCGCCGCGCAACACCGGGCTGGGCACGCTGCCGGCCGCGCGTTCGGCGTGGATCAAGTACGACAACTGCTCCTTCGCCGCGTTCGGCTGCGGTTCGGAGTCCCCGATGGCCGCGCCGGTGTACCGGTACGACGCGGCCAACCCGTCGTCGATCAAGTTCCCGGCCGCGCTGGACGGGCACGTGTTCGCCACCGAGTTCGGCCGGCGCTGGATCAAGACCATCGACGTCAACGCCGACGGGTCGGCCGGTCAGGTCAGCGAGTTCCCGTGGCGCGGCACGCAGGTCATGGACGCCACCTTCGGCCCGGACGGCGCGCTGTACGTGCTGGACTACGGCACGGGCTGGGGCAGCGGTGACGCCAGTTCCGCGCTCTACCGCATCGAGTACAACCCGGCCGGGAACAAGGCGCCGACCGCACGCGCCGCCGCCGACCGCACCTCCGGCGCCGCGCCGCTGACGGTCAACTTCTCGTCGGCGGGCTCGTCGGACCCCGAGGGCAGCGCGTTGGCCTACTCGTGGAACTTCGGCGACGGCACGACGTCCACAGCCGCCAACCCGAGCCACACCTACACGGCCAACGGCCAGTACTCGGTGACGCTCACGGTGACCGATACCGGCGGCCGCTCCGGCGCGGCCAACGTGTCGATCTCGGTCGGGAACACCGCGCCCACGGTGAAGCTGAACGCGCCGGTCAACGGCACCCTGTTCAGCTTCGGCGACGCCGTGCCGTACACGATCACGGCGTCGGACGCGGAGGACGGCACGATCGACTGCGCCCGGGTGAAGCTGAGCTACGTGCTCGGCCACGACAGCCACGGGCACCCGATCACCACGCAGACGGGCTGCTCGGGCACGTTGCAGATCCCGGTGGACGGTGAGCACGACACGGCGGCGAACCTGTTCGCGGTGCTCGACGCCGAGTACACCGACTCCGGCGCGAACGGTCAGCCGCCGGTGACCACCCACACGCAGCACGTGCTCCAGCTGCGGCACCGCCAGGCCGAGCACTACTCGACGCAGTCCGGCACCGGCCTCTACGACAAGGCAGCCGCCGAGGGCGGGCGGACCGTCGGCGACATCCAGAACGGCGACTGGATCGCGTTCGAGCCGTACGCGCTGGGTGGCACGACGAAGTTCACCGCGCGGGTGTCGTCCGCCGGCTCGGGCGGCACGCTGTCGGTGCGGACCGGTTCGCCCACCGGACCGGTGCTCGGCACGGTGACGGTGCCGGTGACCGGCGGGTGGGAGACCTTCACCGACGTGTCTGCCACCCTGTCCAACGTGCCGCCCGGAACCATCGCGCTGTACCTCACGTTCGCGGGCGGCACGGGCACCTTGTTCGACGTGGACGCCTACACGTTCGGCACGTCGACGGGTGGCACGCGGACCGGGCCGATCGTCGGGGTCGCGGGCAAGTGCGTGGACGTGAACGCCGGCGGTACGGCTGATGGCACGAAGATCCAGTTGTGGACGTGCAACAGCGGTGCGAACCAGCGTTGGACGGTCAACGGGACCACGTTGCGCGCGCTGGACAAGTGCATGGAGACGGCCGGTACCGCTGACGGCAGTCTGGTGCGGTTGTGGACCTGCAACGGCGGTAGTGGTCAGAACTGGACCGCCGGCGCCAACGGTTCGTTGGTGCACTCGCAGTCGGGCAAGTGCCTTGATGCCAACGGCGGCAGTTCCGCGGACGGCACGCAGTTGATCATCTGGAGCTGCCACGGCGGCACCAACCAGCGATGGACCCTGCCCTGACGATCCTGCCCTGACGATCCTGCCCCGACGAACTCTGCCCGGATGAACCCTGCCCGGATGACACCGGCAAGGACCGCGATGTGGCGTCGTTCCCACGACCGGAGCGACGCCACATCGCCCTCCTGCAAGGAGGCTAGGACATGCGAATTCCCTTCGCCCGGCGCGTGACAGGTGTGGCCGCTGCCGCCCTGACCATCGCCGCGCTCAACTCCGCTCCGCCGGCCGCCGCGGCCGACGCGCCGTACGACGTGCTGGTGTTCTCCAAGACCGCGGGCTTCCGCCACGACGCGATCCCGGCCGGCATCCAGCTGATCCGAGACCTGGGCGCGGCCAACAGCTTCACGGTGACCACCACCGAGGACTCGAACCACTTCACCACCGCCAACCTGGCCCGGTACGAGAGCGTGGTGTTCCTCAACACCACCGGTGACGTGCTCAACGCCACGCAGCAGACCGCGTTCGAGTCCTACGTCCGAGGCGGTGGCGGGTACGTCGGCATCCACTCGGCGTCCGACACCGAGTACGACTGGCCGTTCTACGGCGAGCTGGTCGGCACGTACTTCACCTCGCACCCGGCCATCCAGCAGGCGACGGTCCGGGTGGAGAACCGGGCGCACCCGGCCACCGCGCACCTGAGCCCGGCGTGGACCCGTACCGACGAGTGGTACAACTTCCGCGGCAGTGTCCGGTCGACGGCCCGGGTCCTGGCCACGTTGGACGAGTCGACCTACAGCGGCGGCTCGATGGGCGCCGACCACCCCCACACGTGGTGCAAGACCGTCCAGGGCGGACGCTCCTTCTACACCGGCAGCGGACACACGCAGGCCAGTTACGCCGAGGCCGGTTTCCGCGCCATGGTCCTCGGTGGCATCCGCTACACGGCCAACCGGGCCGATGCCGACTGCCGACCGGAGAACGGCTACACCGCGCTGTACAACGGTTCCACCACCGGCTGGTCGCAGGCCGGACCGGGCGGCTTCACCAACAGCGACAGCACGCTGACCTCGTTCGGCGGCCAAGGCCTGTTGTGGAACAGCGCGCGCGAGTACCGCGCGTACTCGCTCAAGCTGGACTGGCGGATGCCCGGTGACGACAACTCCGGCGTCTTCGTCGGCTTCCCGCCGAGCACCGACCCGAACTCCGCGATGGCCAACGGCTACGAGGTGCAGATCGACGCCACCGACACCGCGGACAAGACCACCGGCGCGATCTACGGCTTCAAGGGCGCCGACCAAGCCGCCCGTGACGCCGCGCTCAACCCGCCCGGCGCGTGGAACACGTTCGAGCTGCTGGTCGAAGGCGAGCGCCTCCAGGTGTTCCTCAACGGCACGCTGATCAACGACTTCACCAACACCGACCCGGCCCGGTCGCTGGTGTCCGGGCACATCGGCATCCAGAACCACGGCGCCGGCGACGACGTGTCGTTCCGCAACATCCGCATCAAGGAACTGGGCGGCACCGTTCCGCGCACCGGGCCGATCACCGGCGCCTCCGGCAAGTGCGTGGACGTCAACGGCAACAGCTCGGCCGACGGCGCGAAGGTGCAGTTGTGGTCGTGCAACGGTGGCGTGAACCAGCGTTGGACGGTCAACGGGACCACGTTGCGCGCGTTGGACAAGTGCATGGAGGTGGCGGGCACGGCCAACGCCGCCGCGGTCCGGCTGTGGACGTGCAACGGCAGCGGTGGCCAGAACTGGACCGCCGGCGCCAACGGCTCGTTGGTGAACCCGCAGTCGGGCAAGTGCCTGGACGCCAACGGCGGCAGTTCCGCGGACGGCACCCAGCTGATCATCTGGAGTTGCCACGGCGGCACCAACCAACGGTGGACCCTGCCTTGAGTCGAAGGAGTGTTCGATGAGGACCAGCGGGTGAGGCATCCGCCTCCCCATGGACACGACGCTATGCTCCGACCCGGTCGTGCCGCGATCGGTCGAGCGCGACGGGCGGCTGGCGGCCCACGGCCGTGCGCGACTTCCTGTTGGAGCTCCAAGGGATTCCGGCGGCGGAGGTCAGCCGCTGAGCTCACGACGTCGCGTGCGGCCCGCTCATCGCGGCGGCGCTACGGAGTCACGGTCGCGGACGGGCATGGGGACGTAGTGGGGCCTGCTCCGGTGCGACCGGCCCACGTCCTGCTGCGCGGGTTCGGCGAAGAGGAGGTCGACGGCCTTCGCGCCGAGGTCGTGGTGGGGGAGGGCGACGGTGGTGAGGGCGGGGCGCAGCCACGAGGCGATGGGGTGGTCGTCGAAGGAGACGACGGAGACGTCGTCGGGCACGGCCAGACCGGCGTCCTGTAATGCCTGGTAGGCGCCGAACGCGAGCCGGTCGTCCAGGCAGATCAACGCGCGCGGGCGCTGTTCGGCCAACAGGTCGCGGGTCGCTTCGAAGCCGTGCTTCGGCAGCCACCACCGGCACGGGCGTCCGCTTGCCACCTCGACGCCCATCGCACCCAGCTCCTGGCGGATACCGGTGAGCCGGTCGAACGCCGCGGAGCGCCCCGGAGGGACGTCGTCACCGGACGGATCGGCGCCGATGACGTGGATGCCCTCGTCGTGGCCCGCGTCGAGGAGCACGCGCGCGGCGGCACGGCCGGCTTGCACCTCGTCGGGCAGCACGGAGATCAGCGGCGACGGCTCCCGGGGCAGCACGTTGAGCAGCACCGCGGGGCCGGTGGCGAGTTCGCTCGGGATGCTGATCGTCCTGGTGTGCACCGAGGCGAGGATGATGCCGTCGACGCGGCAGTCGTGCATCGTCTCGATCAACGTCCGCTCGAAGCCGGAATCGCCCTCGGTCTCACCGAACAGCAGCGTCACGCCGTGCCGGCGGGCGGCGCCGAGCGCACCTTTGATCATGTCGCCGGCCAACCGTGAGCTGGCGACCGAATCGGACACGAAGGCGATCGTCTGCGTCCGAGGCCCGCGCTGTCCCAACGGGACCCGGTTGCGGCGGTACTCCATCTCCGTCGCCGCCTCGCGGACCCGCCGCTGCATCTCCTCGGAGATCCGCAGGTCCCGGCCGCGCCCCGACAACACCAGGGACACGGTGGTCTGGGAGACGCCG
This is a stretch of genomic DNA from Saccharothrix ecbatanensis. It encodes these proteins:
- a CDS encoding ThuA domain-containing protein, which codes for MRIPFARRVTGVAAAALTIAALNSAPPAAAADAPYDVLVFSKTAGFRHDAIPAGIQLIRDLGAANSFTVTTTEDSNHFTTANLARYESVVFLNTTGDVLNATQQTAFESYVRGGGGYVGIHSASDTEYDWPFYGELVGTYFTSHPAIQQATVRVENRAHPATAHLSPAWTRTDEWYNFRGSVRSTARVLATLDESTYSGGSMGADHPHTWCKTVQGGRSFYTGSGHTQASYAEAGFRAMVLGGIRYTANRADADCRPENGYTALYNGSTTGWSQAGPGGFTNSDSTLTSFGGQGLLWNSAREYRAYSLKLDWRMPGDDNSGVFVGFPPSTDPNSAMANGYEVQIDATDTADKTTGAIYGFKGADQAARDAALNPPGAWNTFELLVEGERLQVFLNGTLINDFTNTDPARSLVSGHIGIQNHGAGDDVSFRNIRIKELGGTVPRTGPITGASGKCVDVNGNSSADGAKVQLWSCNGGVNQRWTVNGTTLRALDKCMEVAGTANAAAVRLWTCNGSGGQNWTAGANGSLVNPQSGKCLDANGGSSADGTQLIIWSCHGGTNQRWTLP
- a CDS encoding LacI family DNA-binding transcriptional regulator, which codes for MGTRRVTLADVAKVVGVSQTTVSLVLSGRGRDLRISEEMQRRVREAATEMEYRRNRVPLGQRGPRTQTIAFVSDSVASSRLAGDMIKGALGAARRHGVTLLFGETEGDSGFERTLIETMHDCRVDGIILASVHTRTISIPSELATGPAVLLNVLPREPSPLISVLPDEVQAGRAAARVLLDAGHDEGIHVIGADPSGDDVPPGRSAAFDRLTGIRQELGAMGVEVASGRPCRWWLPKHGFEATRDLLAEQRPRALICLDDRLAFGAYQALQDAGLAVPDDVSVVSFDDHPIASWLRPALTTVALPHHDLGAKAVDLLFAEPAQQDVGRSHRSRPHYVPMPVRDRDSVAPPR